ATTCGTGCCTAAGATCCTCTCTCTCCATTAAGAGTTTTTCTAACATGTCCTGAGCGTTCATATACATGGTTCTAAATTTATAAACCTTTATAGTTTTTCCATCCTTGCCTACGCGCGTGTGAGAAAAAAAGACGGATCCCTTAGTCTCTAACTTTATGAGTACGGATATAACAGCTGTTAGTAAAAGAACCAACGGAAGAGCTAAAAGGGAGAGAGTTAGGTCAAAAATCCTCTTTATGTAAATGTTGGGGAAGGTACTCAGATTATCTTTAAACTTTAGCATAAACACATCAAGCATATAAATGTGCATAGGCTCAGAGTTTACTAAGCTAACTCCTTTTAAAGGCGGTACGAGTATGAGTTCCCTTACCTTCCCGTAATTGCTGTATACAAAGCGTGCTATATCTTCCTCATCCTCAAAGTAGCCAGTGGAGACTACAATACAGTCTACAAAACCTCTGTCAATTAGCTTTTTGAGAAACTTAAGCTTTCTTACCTTAAAAGTTTTCCCATTTAAGCTTATACTTTTAAAAACTCCCTTATCACCGAAGAATCCTACAACCACATATCCCAAATGCTTTTCCGCACTCAAAAAAGAGGCGGACTTAACAGCTATTCCATCAGTTCCTACAACAGCAAATCTCTTTAAACCTATACCTCTTTTAAAAAGCGAGTTTTTTACCATAGACCTAAAGAATGCCGTTGGCAGAGGTATGCAAAGACCCAAAATGAGAAACATAAGTCTTGATACATCTTCTGAAGACTTGGTGAGTCCAACTAAGAAAAAGAGTGCTACAGTGCTTATAAATACAGCTTTTACGATCCTTCTTAGCTCCTCAGGAAAGGGATACCTTTTG
The sequence above is drawn from the Hydrogenobacter hydrogenophilus genome and encodes:
- the wbaP gene encoding undecaprenyl-phosphate galactose phosphotransferase WbaP, which translates into the protein MSKKLEKFIFFVFLILGDLLAFYLSLFMAYLTRLFINPLVINYADFKLPLSHFLKMWWIPVIFVFFYFYEGLYHKRYPFPEELRRIVKAVFISTVALFFLVGLTKSSEDVSRLMFLILGLCIPLPTAFFRSMVKNSLFKRGIGLKRFAVVGTDGIAVKSASFLSAEKHLGYVVVGFFGDKGVFKSISLNGKTFKVRKLKFLKKLIDRGFVDCIVVSTGYFEDEEDIARFVYSNYGKVRELILVPPLKGVSLVNSEPMHIYMLDVFMLKFKDNLSTFPNIYIKRIFDLTLSLLALPLVLLLTAVISVLIKLETKGSVFFSHTRVGKDGKTIKVYKFRTMYMNAQDMLEKLLMEREDLRHEWNMYGKLKDDPRITRVGRFLRRTSLDELPQIFNVIKGDMSLVGPRPVTQEELNKYYGEFAQVYKMVKPGITGYWQVSGRNDVDYSTRVAMDTFYVINWSLWLDLYILAKTFWVVLKKQGAY